A genomic segment from Luteolibacter ambystomatis encodes:
- a CDS encoding O-antigen ligase family protein codes for MEGVYFFGEHLRWNLGWENPNQAGAFIATLIPWLWGTSLSMAARDWRSHLTRIILLGGELSLWFLLCKTYSRGALVAALLSGVILSGVVFRLRHRGGDRVPKSSVSFDRGLTAARLLGLVILIAATGFFARVDPRFISQDASTGNRWILWKGGLQMIAVSPWSGWGEGQSGINFTQWFQPFDAHERYLGMVNSYLHVAVERGLPVLALFLFLAISLLLFAFSTARDAMSATSSPMRQRMALLVLGAGSSILSFLVANVFSTLWIFGKLWYVPAIAACIVLSGIAFLPARRWRSIGISTALSLPTACCAVLLIYLGGHLLPHDVEVTRTRSGSITLTAAGASKPGHGEKSIIVLPDSSVLGDSYGKELRRLILAAPATGLSIHVPDNARNWSPDSHSAPVSILACGDRFPEGFELVSRWPGTSLFLVHPTGKPRLPETVPSQVLVLLPSLDTTGSSRAWKKLTSLHPEWKFATSPGVGQDIRQAWPDSLFFLWKIS; via the coding sequence ATGGAAGGTGTGTATTTTTTCGGAGAACATCTGCGATGGAATCTCGGATGGGAAAACCCGAATCAGGCAGGAGCCTTCATCGCGACCCTCATCCCGTGGTTATGGGGAACCAGCCTTTCCATGGCCGCGCGGGACTGGCGATCCCATCTGACCCGTATCATCCTCCTGGGTGGGGAGCTCTCGCTCTGGTTTCTGCTTTGCAAGACATACAGCCGCGGAGCCTTGGTGGCCGCGCTGCTCTCCGGCGTCATCCTGAGTGGGGTGGTTTTCAGGCTCCGTCACCGTGGAGGCGACCGGGTTCCCAAGTCTTCCGTCTCATTTGATCGCGGCTTGACGGCAGCGAGGTTGCTAGGGCTCGTCATCCTGATCGCAGCCACCGGCTTTTTCGCACGAGTGGACCCGCGTTTCATCAGCCAGGATGCCTCCACCGGCAATCGCTGGATTCTGTGGAAGGGCGGTCTTCAGATGATCGCCGTGTCCCCTTGGTCGGGATGGGGAGAAGGCCAGTCTGGCATCAACTTCACCCAATGGTTCCAGCCTTTCGATGCTCATGAACGCTATCTGGGCATGGTCAACAGCTATCTCCACGTGGCGGTGGAACGGGGGCTGCCGGTGCTGGCGCTGTTTCTGTTCCTCGCGATCTCTCTGCTCCTGTTTGCCTTTTCCACCGCCCGCGATGCGATGTCTGCCACTTCATCCCCCATGAGGCAGCGCATGGCGCTTCTGGTTCTTGGCGCGGGCTCCTCAATCCTTTCTTTCCTGGTCGCCAACGTATTCAGCACGTTGTGGATCTTTGGAAAGCTCTGGTACGTTCCAGCCATCGCCGCATGTATCGTCCTGTCGGGGATTGCCTTTCTACCAGCCAGAAGATGGAGAAGTATCGGCATTTCCACCGCCCTCTCTCTGCCCACAGCCTGCTGTGCCGTGCTGTTGATCTATCTTGGAGGACATCTGCTTCCCCATGACGTGGAGGTGACAAGGACCCGCTCTGGAAGCATCACCCTGACCGCCGCAGGAGCTTCCAAACCGGGTCACGGAGAAAAATCCATCATCGTTCTTCCCGACAGTTCGGTCTTGGGGGACAGCTACGGCAAGGAACTCCGGCGGTTGATCCTGGCCGCCCCCGCCACCGGCTTGTCCATTCATGTGCCGGACAACGCCCGGAATTGGAGCCCGGATTCCCATTCCGCTCCCGTCTCCATATTGGCATGCGGCGATCGCTTCCCGGAGGGATTCGAACTGGTCTCCCGGTGGCCCGGCACCTCCCTGTTTCTGGTCCACCCCACCGGGAAGCCCCGGCTACCGGAGACCGTGCCTTCACAGGTCCTCGTTCTTCTACCCAGTCTCGATACCACCGGGAGCTCACGCGCGTGGAAGAAGCTCACATCGCTCCATCCTGAATGGAAATTCGCCACCAGCCCCGGAGTGGGGCAGGACATCCGGCAGGCTTGGCCTGATTCACTATTCTTCCTCTGGAAGATCTCATGA
- a CDS encoding AAA family ATPase — protein sequence MPQTLTPPAPTDGAQPEIDPKVIEDCRLLNEAIQQELGKVIVGQKGVISEILISILTRSHALLVGVPGLAKTLLISTLADTLHLSFRRIQFTPDLMPSDITGTEVIHHDPVTNEKQFKFHPGPLFSNIVLADEINRTPPKTQAAMLEAMQERRVTVGGVTRDLPVPFFVLATQNPLEQEGTYPLPEAQLDRFMFLIHVGYPSAEEELEVMKRGTGAKSQKPQAVLDGEAILRMQETVKALPVADHVFHYALKIVRATRPKEEGALPDCERYLAFGAGPRASLSLIMAAKAHALLNGQLYVGCADVAAVAPSILRHRIAVNFSAQSEGITSDEIISRVLKAIPQHER from the coding sequence ATGCCTCAAACCCTCACCCCACCCGCGCCCACGGACGGCGCCCAGCCGGAGATCGATCCGAAGGTGATCGAAGACTGCCGCCTCCTCAACGAGGCCATCCAACAGGAGCTCGGCAAGGTCATCGTCGGCCAGAAGGGTGTCATCTCCGAGATCCTCATCTCCATCCTCACCCGCAGCCACGCGCTGCTGGTCGGCGTGCCGGGACTGGCGAAGACGCTGCTCATCTCCACCCTCGCGGACACGCTGCATCTTTCCTTCCGCCGCATCCAATTCACCCCGGACCTGATGCCCAGCGACATCACCGGCACCGAGGTGATCCACCACGATCCGGTCACGAACGAGAAGCAGTTCAAGTTCCACCCCGGCCCGCTGTTCTCGAACATCGTGCTCGCGGATGAAATCAACCGCACGCCGCCGAAGACGCAGGCCGCGATGCTGGAGGCGATGCAGGAACGCCGCGTAACCGTCGGCGGCGTGACCCGCGACCTGCCGGTGCCATTCTTCGTCCTCGCCACCCAAAACCCGCTCGAACAGGAAGGCACCTACCCGCTGCCGGAAGCCCAGCTCGACCGCTTCATGTTCCTCATCCACGTCGGCTATCCGTCCGCCGAGGAGGAGCTGGAGGTGATGAAGCGCGGCACCGGAGCCAAGAGCCAGAAGCCGCAGGCCGTGCTCGATGGCGAGGCGATCCTCCGCATGCAGGAAACCGTGAAGGCCCTGCCGGTGGCGGACCATGTCTTCCACTACGCCTTGAAGATCGTCCGTGCCACCCGGCCCAAGGAGGAAGGCGCGCTGCCGGATTGCGAACGCTATCTCGCCTTCGGCGCGGGACCGCGCGCCAGCCTCAGCCTGATCATGGCGGCGAAGGCCCATGCCCTGCTCAACGGCCAGCTCTACGTGGGCTGCGCGGATGTGGCCGCCGTGGCTCCCTCGATCCTGCGCCACCGCATCGCGGTGAACTTCAGCGCGCAGAGCGAGGGCATCACCTCTGATGAAATCATCTCCCGGGTGCTGAAAGCGATCCCCCAGCATGAACGCTGA
- a CDS encoding DUF58 domain-containing protein has translation MNADLLDADAVSRGDALGIMARKIVEGYRVGEHRSPFHGFAIEFAQHREYAPGDDIRHLDWKVLGRSERYYIRQYEQDTNFVTHLVVDGSASMNYGSAKVTKLQFAKVLAACLAHIILLQRDAVALALVDEDVREYLPRTDNLQRIQHIMDRLAAFQATGKTSLGTALQKVSREAKRRGLVIIISDLFDDEEGFSKALERFTFSGHEVVVFHTLDTYELTFPFDGTWEFRDLESDAKLKLSPDDFRRSYLKNFGEFQARVRRICDKFQAHYLLVDTGKNLAETLSGYLAFRQTLGS, from the coding sequence ATGAACGCTGATCTCCTGGATGCGGACGCCGTGTCGCGGGGCGATGCCCTCGGGATCATGGCGCGCAAGATCGTGGAAGGCTACCGCGTGGGCGAGCATCGTTCGCCCTTCCACGGCTTTGCCATCGAGTTCGCGCAGCACCGCGAATACGCACCCGGCGATGACATCCGCCACCTCGACTGGAAGGTGCTCGGCCGTTCCGAGCGCTACTACATCCGCCAGTACGAGCAGGACACGAACTTCGTCACGCATCTGGTCGTCGATGGCAGCGCCTCGATGAACTACGGCTCCGCCAAGGTCACGAAGCTCCAGTTCGCCAAGGTGCTCGCCGCCTGCCTCGCCCACATCATCCTGCTGCAACGCGATGCCGTGGCACTGGCACTGGTGGACGAGGACGTGCGCGAGTATCTGCCGCGCACCGACAACCTCCAGCGCATCCAACACATCATGGACCGCCTCGCCGCGTTCCAAGCGACTGGCAAAACGAGCCTCGGCACCGCCCTTCAAAAAGTCTCGCGCGAGGCGAAGCGCCGCGGGCTCGTCATCATCATCAGCGATCTCTTCGATGACGAGGAAGGTTTCTCGAAAGCGCTGGAGCGTTTCACCTTCAGCGGCCACGAGGTCGTCGTCTTCCACACGCTGGACACCTACGAGCTGACATTCCCCTTCGATGGCACGTGGGAGTTCCGCGATCTGGAGAGCGATGCGAAGTTGAAGCTCTCGCCCGATGATTTCCGCCGCTCGTATCTGAAGAACTTCGGCGAATTCCAGGCGCGCGTGCGCCGGATCTGCGACAAGTTCCAGGCCCACTACCTCCTCGTGGACACCGGCAAGAACCTCGCCGAGACGCTCAGCGGCTATCTCGCCTTCCGCCAAACCCTCGGTTCCTAA
- a CDS encoding VWA domain-containing protein, producing the protein MDALGVERTWSLGHEGLSPGWAFLIFGVLAAATIVAYFRCASRVKWGKRLVMMVLRLIACAVMATLLTKPVLRIQEQRPVKQPVAVVVDASKSMSLSDRRETPADLNRAAMAIGLVDPSQRLDSSPSDSITAQVKDLSRHDLITRLGDNRKLDVWSKVAARADLLFYRFGATTQPLGAAATTGDDKKQPSVTWPKIDAEETATGIGEAVRQVLQEPRGQALGGIIVVTDGGNNHGSSPLEAAQIAKEQNVPLFLYGVGVSSPPDLEIKEVTAQRLAFVGERLEVKARVVSRNLDERPDTITLTADGEPVDKVNLPLGGDHEQDVIFHLVPKKAGEVKLEVSVPVRAEEIGKDNNRGSTTVRVTDKKFNVLLVEQAPRWDFRYLLDYLQRDERLEVKCVMIEGEPGLERMPDSPFLTSLPDSREKLFQSQVLILGDVNPDSLGQERMEMIVDWVEAGGGIIFLAGPNFNPGSYAGTPLEPLLPVVPDTSRPREWNAQKEPEPFALELTTQGRLSPYLQMDPDPAVNRKIWSEFPGVRWVAPVLRVKTGAEVLLVDPRSSSAGRYGQLPVFAMQGYGSGKCVYFGTDETHRWRSRTGEKYYSILWGQIMQTLALQLLDGASSLTQLRTDRKEYAAGDKVTISGNAYNADYSPLMQPSLEGVLTIEKNGAAPRSLNLTGTGRNGYRGEFVATEPGRYSFHTLHDPNGVLKFEVIDTNLESSQTAMDDRLLKNMAAMSGGRFLREEDLKNLPDWITAVSTKVATSRKIDLYYSGWVLAGMIALLCAEWLMRRLARLK; encoded by the coding sequence ATGGACGCTCTCGGCGTCGAACGCACGTGGTCGCTCGGCCACGAGGGGCTTTCGCCCGGCTGGGCGTTCCTGATCTTCGGCGTGCTCGCCGCGGCCACCATCGTCGCCTACTTCCGCTGCGCGTCGCGCGTGAAATGGGGCAAGCGCCTCGTAATGATGGTGCTGCGCCTGATCGCCTGCGCGGTGATGGCCACGCTGCTCACCAAGCCGGTACTACGCATCCAGGAGCAGCGCCCGGTGAAACAACCCGTCGCCGTGGTCGTTGATGCCTCGAAGAGCATGTCGCTCTCCGACCGCCGCGAAACACCCGCCGATCTCAACCGCGCCGCGATGGCCATCGGCCTCGTCGATCCCTCGCAACGCCTCGATTCATCCCCCTCCGACTCCATCACCGCACAGGTGAAGGATCTTTCCCGCCACGACCTCATCACCAGGCTCGGCGACAACCGCAAGCTCGACGTGTGGTCGAAAGTCGCCGCCCGCGCGGACCTGTTGTTCTACCGCTTCGGCGCAACCACCCAGCCGCTCGGTGCCGCGGCCACCACCGGCGATGACAAGAAGCAACCGTCGGTCACATGGCCGAAGATCGATGCGGAGGAAACCGCCACCGGTATCGGTGAAGCCGTGCGCCAGGTGCTTCAGGAACCACGCGGCCAGGCGCTCGGCGGCATCATCGTCGTCACCGATGGCGGCAACAACCACGGCTCATCACCGCTGGAGGCCGCACAGATCGCGAAGGAACAAAACGTACCGCTGTTCCTCTACGGCGTCGGCGTGAGTTCGCCACCGGATCTCGAAATCAAGGAGGTCACCGCGCAACGGCTCGCATTCGTCGGCGAACGTCTCGAAGTGAAAGCCCGTGTCGTCTCACGCAATCTCGATGAACGGCCGGACACGATCACGCTCACCGCCGATGGCGAGCCGGTGGACAAGGTGAACCTGCCGCTCGGCGGCGATCACGAACAGGACGTGATCTTCCATCTCGTTCCGAAGAAAGCAGGCGAGGTGAAGCTGGAAGTCTCCGTGCCGGTGCGCGCCGAGGAGATCGGCAAGGACAACAACCGCGGCTCGACCACCGTGCGCGTGACCGACAAGAAGTTCAACGTGCTGCTGGTGGAGCAGGCCCCGCGCTGGGACTTCCGCTACCTGCTCGACTATCTCCAACGCGACGAGCGGCTGGAGGTGAAGTGCGTGATGATCGAGGGCGAGCCCGGCCTCGAGCGCATGCCGGACTCCCCGTTCCTCACATCGCTGCCGGACTCGCGTGAGAAGCTCTTCCAGTCGCAGGTGCTGATCCTCGGCGATGTGAATCCGGACAGCCTCGGACAGGAGCGCATGGAGATGATCGTGGACTGGGTGGAGGCCGGTGGCGGCATCATCTTCCTCGCCGGGCCGAACTTCAACCCGGGCAGCTATGCCGGCACACCTCTGGAACCGCTGCTGCCGGTGGTGCCGGACACCAGCCGCCCGCGCGAGTGGAACGCGCAGAAGGAACCCGAGCCCTTCGCACTGGAGCTGACCACACAGGGCCGCCTTTCGCCGTATCTCCAGATGGACCCCGATCCGGCGGTGAACCGCAAGATCTGGAGCGAGTTCCCCGGCGTGCGCTGGGTCGCTCCGGTGCTGCGCGTGAAGACCGGTGCGGAGGTGCTGCTCGTCGATCCGCGTTCTTCCAGCGCAGGCCGCTACGGCCAGCTCCCGGTGTTCGCGATGCAGGGCTATGGCTCCGGCAAGTGCGTCTACTTCGGCACCGATGAAACGCACCGCTGGCGCAGCCGCACCGGGGAGAAATACTACTCGATCCTGTGGGGCCAGATCATGCAGACGCTCGCGTTGCAGTTGCTCGACGGCGCATCGTCGCTCACCCAGCTCCGCACCGACCGCAAGGAATACGCCGCAGGCGACAAGGTGACGATCTCCGGCAACGCCTACAACGCCGACTATTCCCCGCTGATGCAGCCCTCGCTGGAAGGCGTGCTGACCATCGAGAAAAACGGTGCGGCCCCGCGTTCGCTCAATCTCACCGGCACCGGTCGCAACGGCTATCGCGGCGAGTTCGTGGCGACGGAGCCGGGACGCTATTCCTTCCACACCCTGCACGATCCGAACGGCGTGCTGAAGTTCGAGGTGATCGACACCAACCTCGAAAGCTCGCAGACCGCGATGGACGACCGCCTGCTCAAGAACATGGCCGCGATGTCGGGTGGGCGCTTCCTGCGTGAGGAGGACCTGAAGAACCTGCCGGACTGGATCACCGCCGTGAGCACGAAGGTGGCCACCTCCCGCAAGATCGATCTCTATTACTCCGGCTGGGTGCTGGCCGGCATGATCGCGCTGCTGTGCGCGGAATGGCTGATGCGCCGCCTGGCCCGATTGAAATGA
- a CDS encoding transglutaminase-like domain-containing protein: MQQALDRAGDNRPVLEASIKAGPEDDVVYLIRRASQYDLVNLTREQLMENVTYARKVHVELPYLQGRLDDAMWREWVLPYRVLDEDLDLWRKRFHDTLMPLAAGKHTTAEVADALFDWMWGPDDNRRVKFGVSEFRTKSAAQTLEVGEGACREMNLLFVAMLRSVGIPARHCTVGWWYQIDERHFYCEYWDAQEKKWCATDASDRQGRRFSLPKAEVASGRWKPLVAYVHPAYPEERDIYGRNLWEGRESALDQLISRRTMAVQEETPAKNPVYTAYVWNSGSWRPVAVTRKSGDGARFSFADLSSTTRPVLVTACEDGKYQWGFTGIPADGDVVRLRGTGAAGRLAWPLSLEDSFKGGLR, from the coding sequence GTGCAGCAGGCACTTGATAGAGCCGGAGACAACCGTCCCGTTCTGGAAGCATCCATCAAGGCCGGGCCTGAGGATGATGTGGTTTACCTGATCCGCCGTGCGTCGCAATACGATCTGGTCAACCTGACCCGGGAGCAACTGATGGAGAATGTGACCTATGCAAGGAAGGTGCATGTGGAACTTCCTTATCTGCAAGGTCGTCTGGATGATGCGATGTGGCGCGAGTGGGTATTGCCCTATCGGGTGTTGGACGAGGATCTGGACCTGTGGAGAAAGCGGTTTCATGATACCCTGATGCCGCTGGCGGCCGGGAAGCATACGACCGCGGAGGTGGCGGATGCGCTGTTCGATTGGATGTGGGGGCCGGATGACAACCGCAGGGTGAAGTTCGGTGTGTCCGAATTCCGCACCAAGTCCGCTGCCCAAACCTTGGAGGTGGGGGAGGGCGCGTGTCGTGAAATGAATCTCCTCTTTGTCGCCATGCTGAGGTCCGTCGGCATACCCGCGAGACACTGCACGGTGGGCTGGTGGTATCAAATCGATGAACGTCATTTCTACTGCGAGTACTGGGATGCTCAGGAAAAGAAGTGGTGCGCGACCGACGCCTCCGACCGGCAGGGCCGGAGATTCTCCCTGCCGAAGGCTGAAGTGGCGAGTGGACGATGGAAGCCGTTGGTGGCGTATGTCCATCCGGCCTACCCGGAGGAACGGGATATCTACGGAAGGAACCTGTGGGAGGGACGCGAGAGCGCGCTGGATCAACTCATCTCCCGGCGAACCATGGCAGTACAGGAAGAAACCCCGGCGAAAAATCCGGTCTATACGGCCTATGTCTGGAACAGCGGGTCCTGGAGGCCGGTGGCCGTCACACGGAAGAGTGGCGATGGCGCGCGGTTTTCGTTCGCGGATCTCTCAAGCACGACGCGCCCGGTGCTGGTGACCGCATGCGAGGATGGGAAGTACCAATGGGGGTTCACGGGCATTCCGGCGGATGGAGACGTCGTCAGGTTGAGAGGGACCGGAGCCGCCGGCAGGTTGGCATGGCCTCTTTCCCTGGAAGATTCGTTTAAAGGAGGACTGCGATGA
- a CDS encoding DUF4175 family protein, producing the protein MSASPPSNDPAPPRLPASLAGLLDRIRGRHLAVAVAEFPVWLLAGLSLAWLAQGGVDRWLNLSWTVRCVLLALDVVGACWLLYRYALKPWLKRLNREGAALLVEREVPDFRSALISAVEFASPQSDAPPQSAALVRHLIDEVTEKAKSPGLVERVVHTTRLKTAFKWMAAPLVIALGVLLACQPVSWLVVKRILLSHEAFPPDTRAFAVSGDLEIDEGGDVALSAKAEGVVPPEGRLVITHGDDRTESLAVSAGANGSAEFSQVVKNVRAPFHYHFEINDGRSEDHAVKVNYPPSVKDLRFVQVYPPYTRLPETVMPPGGLKLLEGSTLRIEGTTSKEVRSGTVTVKGGEVTDLTLVDPEKTAFRNAMVVPGSGWKSLSLHLVGRDGDGSVQDPVYPVELLRDRPPSVAMTLPQKEFITAVATATIPVAFEAVDDFALNYVALNYRVMHGDQSSESPTANGRIPVEIPNGSAELKRRINWNLGRIIPSPAAGDSIVFWIEAVDNNGVNGIQTSRSTEHTVLIVTEEQKRQELLEQIARKAEDIERLYDQQRAINVRTENSAR; encoded by the coding sequence ATGAGCGCTTCCCCTCCATCCAACGATCCCGCACCTCCGCGCCTGCCCGCGTCGCTGGCCGGATTGCTCGACCGCATCCGCGGCCGTCATCTCGCCGTGGCGGTGGCGGAGTTTCCGGTGTGGCTGCTGGCCGGGCTTTCGCTGGCATGGCTGGCACAGGGCGGCGTGGACCGCTGGTTGAATCTGTCATGGACCGTCCGCTGCGTGCTGCTCGCACTGGATGTGGTTGGAGCGTGCTGGCTGCTCTACCGTTATGCCCTGAAGCCATGGCTGAAGCGACTCAACCGCGAAGGCGCGGCGTTGTTGGTCGAACGCGAGGTGCCGGACTTCCGCTCGGCGCTCATCTCCGCGGTGGAGTTCGCCTCGCCGCAATCGGATGCGCCACCACAATCCGCGGCTCTGGTCCGGCATCTCATCGATGAAGTCACGGAAAAGGCGAAGTCGCCCGGACTGGTCGAGCGTGTCGTTCACACGACGAGGCTGAAGACCGCGTTCAAGTGGATGGCCGCACCGCTGGTGATCGCACTCGGGGTGCTGCTCGCCTGCCAGCCGGTATCGTGGCTGGTGGTGAAGCGCATCCTGCTTTCGCACGAAGCCTTTCCGCCGGACACGCGCGCGTTCGCGGTGAGCGGAGATCTGGAGATCGATGAAGGGGGTGACGTGGCTCTCTCGGCGAAGGCCGAGGGCGTGGTGCCGCCCGAGGGCAGGCTGGTCATCACCCACGGCGACGACCGCACCGAATCGCTGGCGGTGTCGGCCGGAGCGAATGGCTCCGCGGAATTCAGCCAGGTGGTGAAGAATGTGCGCGCACCGTTCCACTATCATTTCGAGATCAACGACGGTCGTTCCGAGGACCACGCGGTGAAGGTGAACTATCCGCCTTCCGTGAAGGACCTGCGTTTCGTGCAGGTCTATCCGCCTTATACGAGGCTGCCGGAAACGGTGATGCCCCCGGGTGGACTGAAGCTGCTGGAAGGATCGACCCTGCGCATCGAAGGCACGACTTCGAAGGAAGTCCGCAGCGGCACCGTCACCGTGAAGGGTGGCGAGGTGACCGATCTCACGCTGGTCGATCCGGAGAAGACCGCCTTCCGCAATGCGATGGTGGTGCCGGGCAGCGGTTGGAAGAGCCTGTCGCTGCACCTGGTCGGCCGTGATGGCGATGGCTCGGTGCAGGACCCGGTGTATCCGGTGGAGCTGTTGCGCGACCGTCCGCCATCGGTGGCAATGACGCTGCCGCAGAAGGAATTCATCACCGCGGTGGCGACCGCCACGATCCCGGTCGCTTTCGAGGCCGTGGACGATTTCGCGTTGAACTACGTGGCGCTGAACTATCGTGTGATGCACGGCGATCAGAGCAGCGAGAGCCCCACGGCAAACGGACGCATCCCGGTGGAGATCCCGAACGGCAGCGCCGAGCTGAAACGCAGGATCAACTGGAACCTCGGACGCATCATCCCCTCACCGGCCGCCGGGGATTCCATCGTGTTCTGGATTGAAGCCGTCGATAACAACGGCGTGAATGGCATCCAGACCAGCCGCAGCACCGAGCACACCGTTCTCATCGTGACCGAGGAGCAGAAGCGCCAGGAACTCCTCGAACAAATCGCCCGCAAGGCGGAAGACATCGAGCGTCTGTATGACCAGCAGCGCGCGATCAACGTCCGCACCGAAAACTCCGCCCGTTGA
- a CDS encoding BatA domain-containing protein has product MGFLSPWLLGGLAAIGLPVIIHLLNKFRTRHTDWAAMRFLTDVVQQNQRRVKMDDLILLVLRCLLVAMAVLAFAGPVMRGAARGDGHGSGPIAAVVILDASASMTQADGAISRFDQAKQDIRAWQEKLDPQSSLALYLAATRPAALIAKPEDDIALFRKSLDEARVGDEGSDLLGALRLAVTALDGANDRPKDIHIYTDGQATAFRQRPELKKLAQEHPEITIRPFVIGTPVDNLGVVQLRIEGGVPAVGQPSRFHAEVMNSGAATVRGVRVEFLLDDGAPAGSAVIPAIAPGETQGVNVTVEFPGAGPHRITAVLPSDGFEADNRRVAAVDVANRMEVILAESDAAPLDEARAGFFLAHALTPVPKEQASRYYLAPVSLRLAELPSALAKPPAQRPAAVFLCDPGNLTAPVLAALDAYVKDGGNLAVFPGNNGDPVGWASQDAFAKMLPASLGAAVTADANHPPIAWQANGFTHPVTTLWNDPANGNLGTVKFAHYFPLSPKKDARVIANFADGTPSVAEWTYGLGTVALFSAGETQDATNHPLHPSFVPFFQRLMGYFNRCNESKLVLSPGEVFRKTVDESLRGKDFTLQRPGADAARTAGQVSGDGSGNGAVLRYAATDRAGAYQIAVANEPVAVFSVQLDPTESDLRAVEPAALTDLSEVSRDNAAAPGARLVILKEYWPALIWCVAALFVAEAALAHRISHAR; this is encoded by the coding sequence ATGGGCTTCCTCTCTCCATGGCTCCTCGGCGGACTGGCGGCAATCGGCCTGCCGGTCATCATCCATCTGCTCAACAAGTTCCGCACCCGCCACACCGATTGGGCGGCGATGCGTTTCCTCACCGACGTGGTCCAGCAGAACCAGCGCCGCGTGAAGATGGACGATCTCATTCTCCTGGTGCTGCGCTGCCTGCTGGTCGCGATGGCCGTGCTCGCCTTCGCCGGTCCCGTGATGCGAGGGGCCGCGCGGGGCGATGGTCATGGCAGCGGTCCCATCGCGGCGGTGGTCATTCTCGATGCCTCCGCCAGCATGACGCAGGCGGATGGTGCGATCAGCCGCTTCGACCAGGCGAAGCAGGACATCCGCGCGTGGCAGGAGAAGCTCGATCCGCAATCGTCGCTCGCGCTTTATCTCGCCGCCACACGACCGGCCGCACTGATCGCGAAGCCGGAGGACGACATCGCCTTGTTCCGCAAGTCGCTCGATGAAGCGCGTGTCGGTGACGAGGGCAGCGACCTGCTCGGCGCGCTGCGTCTGGCGGTGACCGCGCTCGATGGCGCAAATGATCGTCCGAAGGATATCCACATTTACACCGATGGCCAGGCCACCGCCTTCCGCCAGCGCCCGGAGTTGAAGAAGCTCGCGCAGGAGCATCCGGAGATCACCATCCGCCCCTTCGTGATCGGCACGCCGGTCGACAATCTCGGCGTGGTGCAACTGCGCATCGAAGGTGGCGTGCCTGCGGTCGGACAGCCTTCGCGTTTCCATGCGGAAGTGATGAACTCCGGTGCCGCCACCGTGCGCGGCGTGCGGGTCGAGTTTCTGTTGGACGATGGCGCGCCCGCCGGTTCCGCGGTGATCCCGGCGATCGCACCCGGGGAAACCCAGGGCGTGAACGTGACCGTCGAATTCCCCGGTGCCGGTCCGCACCGCATCACCGCCGTGCTGCCGTCCGATGGCTTCGAGGCCGACAACCGCCGCGTCGCCGCCGTGGATGTGGCGAACCGCATGGAGGTGATCCTCGCCGAATCCGATGCCGCGCCGCTCGATGAAGCACGCGCCGGATTCTTCCTCGCCCATGCGCTGACACCGGTGCCGAAGGAGCAGGCCTCGCGCTACTATCTCGCTCCGGTTTCGCTGCGTCTCGCCGAGCTGCCCTCGGCTTTGGCGAAACCTCCGGCACAGCGCCCCGCCGCGGTCTTCCTCTGCGATCCGGGCAATCTCACCGCGCCGGTGCTGGCCGCGCTGGATGCCTATGTGAAGGACGGCGGCAACCTCGCCGTCTTCCCGGGAAACAACGGCGATCCGGTCGGATGGGCGTCTCAGGATGCCTTTGCGAAGATGCTGCCCGCTTCGCTCGGGGCGGCGGTAACCGCGGATGCCAATCATCCGCCCATCGCGTGGCAGGCGAATGGTTTCACCCATCCGGTGACCACGCTTTGGAACGATCCCGCGAACGGCAATCTCGGCACGGTGAAGTTCGCGCACTACTTCCCGCTCTCGCCGAAGAAGGACGCGCGGGTGATCGCCAACTTCGCCGATGGCACGCCCTCGGTCGCGGAGTGGACCTATGGCCTCGGCACCGTGGCGTTGTTCAGCGCCGGTGAAACGCAGGACGCCACGAATCATCCGCTGCATCCCTCGTTCGTGCCGTTCTTCCAGCGGCTGATGGGATACTTCAACCGCTGCAACGAATCGAAGCTGGTGCTCTCCCCCGGCGAGGTCTTCCGCAAGACGGTGGATGAATCGCTGCGCGGCAAGGACTTCACCCTGCAACGTCCCGGCGCGGATGCCGCGCGCACCGCAGGCCAGGTCTCCGGTGACGGCAGCGGCAATGGCGCGGTCCTGCGCTACGCCGCCACCGATCGCGCGGGTGCCTATCAGATCGCCGTCGCCAATGAGCCGGTGGCGGTGTTCTCGGTGCAACTCGATCCCACCGAGTCCGACCTGCGTGCCGTGGAACCCGCGGCCCTCACCGATCTGTCCGAAGTCTCCCGCGACAACGCCGCCGCCCCCGGCGCGCGTCTGGTGATCCTCAAGGAATACTGGCCCGCCCTCATCTGGTGCGTGGCCGCCCTCTTCGTGGCGGAAGCCGCACTGGCCCACCGCATCAGCCACGCCCGATAA